The Streptomyces spororaveus genome includes a region encoding these proteins:
- a CDS encoding HAD family hydrolase, giving the protein MTTLFFDIGATLADGVREPDGSWLLTPLPRVSQVLDALAVEPKGIISNPGTEQDAAERLTVALHAAFPGRFTDDRLLHFGPKDSRAIFDDAVASTGGPADDCVFVGEAPAERAFARTAGMRLAPHPVFARAAIEDRPVFWTSIDVPEVGGLGVLKSVANGTEAVPSRTSSPHLVLAMATGLGVEALRQAGFTTEVRERVENTAALSP; this is encoded by the coding sequence ATGACCACGCTCTTCTTCGACATCGGGGCGACCCTGGCGGACGGCGTTCGTGAGCCGGACGGATCCTGGCTGTTGACGCCCCTCCCGCGTGTCTCGCAGGTTCTCGACGCTCTCGCAGTGGAACCGAAGGGCATCATCTCCAACCCGGGCACGGAACAGGATGCCGCCGAGCGGCTCACGGTCGCTCTCCATGCGGCGTTTCCCGGCCGGTTCACGGACGACCGCCTCCTCCACTTCGGCCCCAAGGACAGCCGCGCGATCTTCGACGACGCCGTCGCGAGCACCGGCGGCCCGGCCGACGACTGCGTCTTCGTGGGTGAGGCCCCCGCCGAGCGCGCGTTCGCCCGCACGGCGGGCATGCGTCTCGCACCCCACCCCGTGTTCGCCCGGGCCGCCATCGAGGACCGCCCGGTCTTCTGGACGAGCATCGACGTGCCGGAGGTCGGCGGCCTGGGCGTGCTGAAGTCCGTGGCGAACGGCACGGAGGCCGTTCCCTCGCGTACCTCCTCCCCTCATCTCGTCCTCGCGATGGCGACCGGGCTCGGGGTCGAGGCGCTCCGGCAGGCGGGGTTCACGACCGAAGTGCGCGAACGGGTGGAGAACACGGCCGCGTTGTCACCGTGA
- a CDS encoding glyoxalase, giving the protein MVMATTAFTAAHTSLASVTLEVADPEAARRFYRAFGVDSYVRLRASEAHSTGFRGFTLGLTVSGPATVDGFVAAAVDAGATVLKPAVKSMWGYGGVVQAPDGTIWKIATSAKKDTGPATREIDEVVLLIGVEDVKATRQFYVGRGLTVAKSFGGKYAEFAPGQSSPVKLALYKRRGLAKDLGVPVDGTGSHRIVLGSTADSFTDPDGFVWEAPASPAPELP; this is encoded by the coding sequence ATGGTCATGGCAACCACCGCTTTCACCGCAGCCCACACGTCCCTCGCGTCCGTCACCCTTGAGGTGGCCGATCCCGAGGCCGCCCGCCGCTTCTACCGCGCCTTCGGCGTGGACTCGTACGTACGTCTTCGGGCGTCCGAGGCGCACTCCACCGGATTCCGCGGCTTCACCCTGGGGCTCACGGTGTCGGGGCCGGCCACCGTCGACGGCTTCGTCGCCGCCGCGGTGGACGCCGGTGCCACGGTGCTGAAGCCCGCCGTGAAGTCGATGTGGGGGTACGGCGGTGTCGTCCAGGCCCCGGACGGGACGATCTGGAAGATCGCGACCTCGGCGAAGAAGGACACCGGCCCGGCCACCCGTGAGATCGACGAGGTCGTCCTGCTCATCGGCGTCGAGGACGTCAAGGCCACCAGGCAGTTCTACGTCGGCCGGGGCCTGACCGTGGCCAAGAGCTTCGGCGGCAAGTACGCCGAGTTCGCCCCCGGCCAGTCCAGCCCCGTCAAGCTGGCGCTGTACAAGCGCCGGGGCCTGGCCAAGGACCTCGGCGTCCCGGTCGACGGCACCGGCTCGCACCGCATCGTCCTCGGCAGCACCGCCGACTCCTTCACGGACCCGGACGGGTTCGTCTGGGAGGCCCCGGCGTCCCCCGCGCCCGAGCTGCCGTGA
- a CDS encoding zinc ribbon domain-containing protein: protein MEAARGAEFAAVAGLLEGAAQGQSGALWRLEGAERQLDVNLVRHLPGTGGAAYTEDEVDVMLVVVAGGGTLTLDGTVSQLAPGFLGLLPRGTSRALLAGPEGLIVLTAHRRRRGMRIGRAEPAATTAAEPAAMPGSCALHLVCGRCHRHAIEADARFCSGCGTALPSRPAA from the coding sequence GTGGAGGCTGCGCGGGGCGCGGAGTTCGCAGCGGTGGCGGGGCTGCTCGAAGGTGCGGCGCAGGGGCAGAGCGGCGCGTTGTGGCGGCTGGAGGGCGCCGAGCGGCAGCTGGACGTCAACCTGGTGCGCCACCTGCCCGGCACCGGCGGGGCGGCGTACACCGAGGACGAGGTCGACGTGATGCTGGTCGTCGTCGCGGGCGGTGGCACCCTCACCCTCGACGGCACCGTGTCCCAGCTGGCTCCCGGCTTCCTCGGCCTGCTGCCGCGCGGCACCTCCCGGGCGCTGCTGGCCGGTCCCGAGGGGCTGATCGTGCTCACCGCGCACCGCAGGCGCCGCGGCATGCGCATCGGGCGGGCGGAACCCGCCGCCACCACCGCGGCCGAGCCCGCTGCCATGCCCGGGTCGTGCGCGCTGCACCTGGTGTGCGGGCGGTGTCACCGGCACGCGATCGAGGCGGACGCCCGCTTCTGCAGCGGCTGCGGGACGGCGCTGCCGAGCCGGCCCGCGGCCTGA
- a CDS encoding cytochrome b/b6 domain-containing protein: MTSTPGSAGPTGAVTPPPSEPHRRIARFTRAERWVHRTTAALTLLCVATAAALYVPQLAELVGRRYLVVTVHEWAGILLPAPFLLGLASPAFRTDLRRLNRFGPHDGKWLRAVRRRDHRPGSRPAGKFNAGQKIYASWIAGAVLVMLATGLLMWFTHLTPLVWRTSATFVHDWLALAVGVVVAGHIRMALADPEARRGMRTGSVERPWAEREHPLWTAEEPKDERAERPEDRAGNG; the protein is encoded by the coding sequence ATGACGTCGACGCCTGGGTCGGCGGGTCCAACGGGCGCAGTGACACCCCCACCGTCTGAGCCGCACCGGCGGATCGCCAGGTTCACCCGCGCCGAGCGCTGGGTCCACCGTACGACCGCCGCACTGACGCTGCTGTGCGTGGCGACCGCGGCCGCCCTCTACGTACCCCAGCTCGCCGAACTCGTCGGCCGCAGGTACCTCGTGGTGACCGTTCACGAGTGGGCCGGGATCCTGCTGCCCGCCCCCTTCCTGCTGGGTCTGGCCTCGCCCGCCTTCCGGACCGATCTGCGCAGGCTGAACCGCTTCGGGCCGCACGACGGGAAGTGGCTGCGCGCGGTGCGGCGGCGAGACCACCGGCCCGGGTCCAGGCCCGCGGGCAAGTTCAACGCGGGGCAGAAGATCTACGCGTCGTGGATCGCGGGCGCGGTCCTGGTCATGCTGGCGACCGGTCTGCTGATGTGGTTCACCCACCTGACACCGCTGGTGTGGCGTACGAGCGCCACCTTCGTGCACGACTGGCTGGCCCTGGCCGTCGGAGTGGTGGTGGCAGGGCACATCCGGATGGCCCTCGCCGACCCGGAGGCGCGCAGGGGAATGCGTACCGGGTCGGTCGAGCGGCCCTGGGCGGAGCGGGAGCACCCGTTGTGGACGGCGGAGGAGCCGAAGGACGAGCGCGCGGAACGGCCGGAGGACCGGGCGGGGAACGGATGA
- a CDS encoding molybdopterin-dependent oxidoreductase, protein MLGLGAGGLVAAPYVQRGIEAFLGAASDKDPTGLTGLLPNGGGFRYYSVATSVPRKNEQDYRLTVNGLVDRPTTYTLDTLSALPQTRVVRDVQCVTGWRVPETPFSGVRLSLLLDAAGVGPGAKAVRFTCFDGTYSESLTLQQARRDDVLVCLRMQDEPVSHAHGGPVRLYVAPMYFYKSAKWLSGITVTSEVRPGYWEERGYDVDAWVGGSNGRSDTPTV, encoded by the coding sequence ATGCTCGGGCTCGGCGCAGGAGGCCTCGTCGCCGCACCGTACGTGCAGCGCGGGATCGAGGCGTTCCTCGGGGCCGCCTCGGACAAGGACCCGACCGGCCTCACCGGGCTGCTGCCCAACGGGGGCGGCTTCCGCTACTACTCCGTCGCCACCTCCGTACCGCGGAAGAACGAGCAGGACTACCGGCTCACCGTGAACGGCCTGGTCGACCGCCCCACCACGTACACCCTCGACACCCTGAGCGCGCTGCCGCAGACCCGGGTCGTACGGGACGTGCAGTGCGTCACCGGCTGGCGGGTACCCGAGACCCCGTTCTCGGGAGTCAGGCTCTCCCTCCTGCTGGACGCGGCCGGTGTCGGTCCCGGGGCGAAGGCGGTCCGCTTCACCTGCTTCGACGGTACGTACAGCGAGAGCCTCACCCTGCAGCAGGCCCGGCGCGACGACGTGCTGGTCTGCCTGCGGATGCAGGACGAGCCGGTCAGCCACGCGCACGGCGGCCCCGTCCGGCTCTATGTCGCGCCGATGTACTTCTACAAGTCGGCGAAATGGCTCTCCGGCATCACCGTCACCTCCGAGGTGCGACCGGGCTACTGGGAGGAGCGGGGCTATGACGTCGACGCCTGGGTCGGCGGGTCCAACGGGCGCAGTGACACCCCCACCGTCTGA
- a CDS encoding 4-hydroxybenzoate 3-monooxygenase — MTESQKARTVRDSADVVILGAGPAGLVLGNLLRAAGVDCVILERAAREHVQTRARAGYLAQHTVSILERHGLAEGLRRRGQEHAVCEFRTEDDRFRLDYSLLGKGEQHWVYPQQELVTDLLNRYLTAGGRICFQTGAEAVRDFGGTRPTVDVRDADGRPGRWHARYVAGCDGRHGAARRSLPAGAVRRYHRDHAVTWLGLLAQAPPSLDAVGYAVHPRGFAGHMARSPEVTRYYLQVPRGTAPGAWSGERIWDELALRLGAAAHGPLRSGPIVQRAVVDLESDVLEPLRHGSLFLVGDAAGLISPSAAKGANLAVLEAEILADGLTAALRHSDPGPLDRYSAQCLAYIWRAQEFSHWMIRLLHAEPEAGGAQDGADGGSPFQDRLRHSRLQALRSSRTQQDWFAENYVGL, encoded by the coding sequence ATGACAGAAAGTCAGAAGGCCCGAACGGTCCGGGACTCGGCCGACGTGGTCATCCTCGGAGCCGGGCCCGCGGGGCTCGTCCTCGGCAATCTCTTACGCGCGGCCGGTGTCGACTGCGTGATCCTCGAACGCGCCGCGCGCGAGCACGTACAGACCCGGGCGCGCGCCGGCTACCTCGCCCAGCACACCGTGAGCATCCTGGAGCGCCACGGCCTGGCTGAGGGTCTCCGCCGGCGCGGGCAGGAACACGCCGTCTGCGAGTTCCGCACCGAGGACGACCGCTTCCGGCTCGACTACAGCCTTCTCGGCAAGGGCGAGCAGCACTGGGTCTACCCCCAGCAGGAGCTGGTCACGGACCTCCTGAACCGGTACCTCACCGCCGGCGGCCGGATCTGTTTCCAGACCGGGGCGGAGGCCGTGCGCGACTTCGGCGGTACCCGGCCGACGGTCGACGTGCGCGACGCGGACGGCCGCCCGGGCCGCTGGCACGCCCGGTACGTCGCCGGATGCGACGGGCGCCACGGCGCCGCCCGGCGCTCGCTCCCGGCCGGAGCGGTACGCCGCTACCACCGCGACCACGCGGTGACCTGGCTCGGCCTCCTCGCCCAGGCACCGCCGAGCCTCGACGCCGTGGGCTACGCGGTCCACCCCCGCGGGTTCGCCGGGCACATGGCCCGGTCCCCCGAGGTCACGCGCTACTACCTCCAGGTCCCGCGGGGGACGGCACCCGGCGCCTGGTCCGGGGAACGGATCTGGGACGAGCTCGCGCTGCGGCTGGGCGCGGCCGCCCACGGCCCGCTCCGGAGCGGCCCGATCGTCCAACGCGCCGTCGTGGACCTGGAGTCCGACGTACTGGAGCCGCTGCGGCACGGCTCGCTCTTCCTCGTCGGCGACGCCGCCGGCCTGATCAGCCCGTCCGCCGCGAAGGGTGCGAACCTCGCGGTGCTGGAGGCGGAGATCCTCGCCGACGGCCTCACCGCGGCCCTCCGGCACTCCGACCCCGGGCCGCTGGACCGCTACTCGGCGCAGTGCCTGGCGTACATCTGGCGCGCGCAGGAGTTCTCGCACTGGATGATCCGGCTGCTGCACGCGGAGCCTGAGGCGGGCGGCGCGCAGGACGGTGCGGACGGCGGCTCGCCGTTCCAGGACCGGCTGCGCCACTCCCGGCTCCAGGCGCTGCGGAGCTCGCGTACCCAGCAGGACTGGTTCGCCGAGAACTACGTCGGTCTCTGA
- a CDS encoding methyltransferase, translating into MTTPTAVTAHTLDDTARLSGAADFVREQDTATLLRLLLPGLDGLELRALADRCHFAHAALLVCPPDESSLREQLAACGLDAYAAAQPSVVVRERLAVRHRRDAADLDVRILRPEVHCTDGERRVVEVFALAVPPGSELVEVAAHERAHDHEAHLAFEVDRPDPLVLRGLCETFAQHGAVADGGGYNPHEDGTVFYFTAPADSKAGYGRVELYASGDHRAVLTPHLAAYQARQPAETLLRLMTGAWTTQALAACAQLRLPEAMDAQGADRPRTAVDVGVLARAVPCDPENLATLLRYLAMLGVVTSEPGGFRLTELGVLLRADSHGSMRSLALMYGGAFYQSFALLTDAVRTGQTGFEQLFGENHFDYFARRPALAERFDQSMAASARMFDPLPLHPVIAAAGAAPGRRTVVDVAGGTGELLGRILAAHPGLDGVLLERPHVVEAARRHLDTFGVGARCGYVVGDFADMPAGGAVYVLARVLHDWDDDRCREILRHCARAMPLDADLLVVERLLPPDGSPSLATAWDLHMMCNVGGRERRADHYAELLDDAGLRLVGHSPLPLGASVLHARKAAPGAAGASGTSGTSEGEGRTS; encoded by the coding sequence ATGACGACACCGACCGCGGTCACCGCGCACACCCTCGACGACACGGCCCGCCTCAGCGGGGCGGCGGACTTCGTCCGCGAGCAGGACACCGCCACCCTGCTGCGCCTCCTGCTGCCCGGCCTCGACGGCCTGGAGCTGCGGGCGCTGGCCGACCGCTGCCACTTCGCACACGCCGCCCTGCTGGTCTGTCCGCCCGACGAATCGTCTCTGCGTGAGCAGTTGGCCGCCTGTGGCCTCGACGCGTACGCGGCCGCGCAGCCGAGCGTCGTCGTCCGGGAGCGTCTGGCCGTACGCCATCGCCGTGACGCGGCGGATCTGGACGTAAGGATTCTGCGCCCCGAAGTGCACTGCACCGACGGCGAGCGCCGGGTGGTCGAGGTCTTCGCCCTGGCCGTCCCGCCCGGCTCGGAGCTCGTGGAGGTCGCCGCGCACGAGCGTGCCCACGACCACGAGGCGCACCTCGCCTTCGAGGTCGACCGCCCCGATCCACTGGTGCTGCGGGGCTTGTGCGAGACGTTCGCGCAGCACGGTGCGGTCGCCGACGGAGGCGGCTACAACCCCCACGAGGACGGCACGGTGTTCTACTTCACCGCGCCCGCCGACTCGAAGGCCGGGTACGGGCGGGTCGAGCTCTACGCGAGCGGCGACCACCGCGCCGTGCTCACCCCCCACCTCGCCGCATATCAGGCCCGGCAGCCGGCGGAAACGCTCCTGCGCCTGATGACCGGCGCGTGGACGACCCAGGCCCTGGCCGCCTGCGCGCAACTGCGGCTGCCGGAGGCGATGGACGCCCAGGGGGCCGACCGCCCTCGCACCGCCGTCGACGTGGGCGTTCTGGCCCGGGCGGTCCCTTGCGACCCGGAGAACCTCGCCACCCTCCTGCGCTACCTCGCCATGCTCGGCGTGGTCACGTCGGAGCCCGGCGGCTTCCGCCTCACCGAGCTCGGGGTGCTTCTGCGCGCGGATTCCCACGGGTCGATGCGGTCGCTGGCGCTGATGTACGGAGGTGCGTTCTACCAGTCGTTCGCGCTGCTCACCGATGCCGTACGAACGGGGCAGACCGGCTTCGAGCAGCTCTTCGGCGAGAACCACTTCGACTACTTCGCCCGCCGGCCCGCACTGGCCGAACGTTTCGACCAGTCCATGGCCGCGAGCGCGCGCATGTTCGATCCGCTCCCCCTCCACCCGGTCATCGCCGCGGCGGGCGCCGCGCCCGGCCGCCGGACGGTCGTCGACGTCGCGGGCGGTACCGGTGAACTGCTCGGCCGCATCCTGGCCGCGCACCCGGGGCTGGACGGCGTGCTGCTCGAACGCCCGCACGTGGTTGAGGCCGCCCGCCGGCACCTCGACACGTTCGGCGTCGGAGCCCGCTGCGGCTACGTGGTGGGCGACTTCGCCGACATGCCCGCCGGCGGGGCCGTGTACGTCCTGGCGCGGGTCCTGCACGACTGGGACGACGACCGCTGCCGGGAGATCCTGCGCCACTGCGCCCGGGCCATGCCCCTGGACGCCGACCTGCTCGTCGTGGAGCGGCTGCTGCCGCCGGACGGCTCGCCGTCGCTGGCGACGGCCTGGGACCTCCACATGATGTGCAACGTCGGCGGTCGGGAGCGACGGGCCGACCACTACGCGGAACTACTCGACGACGCGGGCCTGCGGCTCGTCGGTCACTCACCGCTCCCGCTGGGCGCGAGCGTCCTGCATGCCCGCAAGGCGGCCCCGGGCGCCGCGGGCGCCTCGGGCACCTCGGGCACCTCGGAGGGGGAGGGCAGGACCTCCTAG